Proteins encoded within one genomic window of Macaca fascicularis isolate 582-1 chromosome 16, T2T-MFA8v1.1:
- the LOC102133354 gene encoding leucine-rich repeat-containing protein 37A3-like isoform X9: protein MSALPQESTENLVPFLDTDSAEELPLGPEQFSAAHQDLNDKLTPEERLPEVVPLLDGDQNQTLVQLPRLKSKVPTADLDRAAGHQADEILVPLDSKISKPTTFIVSPKNLKKDLAERWSLAEIVGIPHRLSKPQREKQTLQDEYSSMDTLYPGSLPPELRVNSDEPPGPPERVGLSQFHLEPETQNPETLEHIQSSLLQQEAPGQLPQLPEEEEPSSTQQEAPALPPASSMESLTLPNREVTVQPPGEDQAHYNLPSITVKPADVEVPMTPEAENETESSEVQQESPGQPPEEVEPSATQQEPPTEPPGPPMELELSPSEQEQPAQPSESSGEVESSPAQQETPAQPPEEMEPSAIQEEALTELPGPPIEAELSPSEQEQPAQPSESSGEVESSPAQQEAPAQPSEHHEVTVSPPGHHQTQHSDFPNVSVKPPDTQLTIATEPSAEVGTSPVLQEATAQLSGPGNDVEPPTIQHGGPPLPPESLEEAGPSAIQQTSVQSPEPVNNENPSPTQQEAAAEHPQTAEEGESSLTQQEAPAQTPELPNVVVAQPPEHHEVAISPLSHDQVQLPTLHHVTVNPVDHVVTMTPDFINQVAMLTQQGAPAQPVMSPEQFQHLKDQQDIITQQLNRPENYELPPVHKEPTTQPPTQLSSNFESSLNDEAIGSPLYMSHLDVDTGLTRPTAVTMRVQPSPVQQDNPPVPTEQADFSLAQPDLPSPLLHPPEKTESPVQQEATAQIPDSPKEAEPSPVQQEFPAEPPKPPKEVDPSATHQEASGPPLKSTEEISPPLQQEIPVQPSEPPEMVELSPVLQQAPTQLLERPKEVESSPVQQAVPAQSSDPPMVIEPSLTQQMAPSLSPEFPQEVEPSLTQQEVPAQIPEPPVEAEPSLTQQEATVQAPEPPKEVEPSRQQMVPVQLPEPSKEVAAQPLAHDEVTGPTPGQDQAQHSTLPSVTVQSLDLGLTIVPEPTMEVEYSTPLKKTIVPAKHLKVTLPHPDQVQTQHSHLTQATVQPLDLGFTITPESTTEVELSPTVQETPTQPPKKVVPQLLVYQEVTIPTPGQDEAQHPMSSSVTVQPLDLRFTITPQPTTEVGHSTPLKKTLVPPKHPKVTLPHPDQVQTQHSHLTQATVQPLDLGLTSTPEPSTEVEPSTALTTTAPPPEHPEVTLPPSDKGQAQHSYLTQATVQSLDLGFIITLEPTKEVELSTALTTTAPPPEHPEVTLPPSDKGQAQHSHLTQVTVQPLALELTITTEPTTEVKPSPTTEETSTQPPDPGLAVTPEPTTETGHSAALETTTAPRPDQVQTLHRKLTEVRDPHTELEPTQDSLVQPESHAQNKALTASEEQKASTTTNICELCTCGDKTLSCIDLSPKQRLRQVPVPEPNTYNGTFTILNFQGNYISYIDGNVWKAYSWTEKLILNENYLTELHKDSFEDLLSLQYLDLSCNKIQSIERRTFEPLPFLQFINLGCNLLTELSFGTFQAWHGMQFLHKLILNRNPLTAVEDPYLFELPALKYLDMGTTQVPLATLKNILTMTVELEKLILPSHMACCLCQFKNSIEAVCKTVKLHCNSACLTNTIHCRGGQKSIGNLLLQMRKNKIRAEELSVGNPEGAFMKVLQARKKHTSTELTIEPEVPSDRSGINFSGFGSEQLDTNDENEVISALSYILPYFSAGNLDAESILLPFTKLLFANVQDRDRPLSILKNNTNSPSLQPASNNSTYENKLRKLYLLEKTLNAEKQEKINEVKRDEKTAMLMQSSLLGNKFKRQLFEKKLETVQPQENSLAKIQSVGNNLQRVNRVLTGPRSIQKRHFKEVGKQSTRREEGAQAFVESAAQEKRLGSPVSRELEQPHTEQGREKLAGNTVYTKPSFTQERKAAVSSVLKPFSMGEPSASTPAKALPEVRDRSKDLTHAIFILENAKARVKTMKAAKPSRKKHRFHKTGSRVAHRTPKAKMIRKLRKEGYLDRLMLANRPLLSAAKSLINSQGAFSSLGDLSLQQNPFLEVFAPSERFIENTNVKDTAARNAFEENVFMENTTMPEGTISENTTYNPPPEADSAGTAFNLGPTGKQTETKWEYNNVGTDLSPEPKSFNYPLLSSPGDQFEIQLTEQLRSLIPSEDVRRFISHVIWTLKTDCSDTHVQLTCAKLISRTGLLMKLLSEQQEVKASKAEWDTEQWKTENYINESMEAQSEQKEQRLSELTKEVPGYGYNNKLILAICVTVTLIILITIFCLIEIHSKKRRASKEDNLSPS from the exons ATGTCAGCCCTGCCCCAGGAATCGACTGAAAATTTGGTTCCATTCCTGGACACGGATTCAGCTGAAGAGCTGCCCCTGGGGCCAGAGCAGTTCTCCGCTGCACACCAGGATTTAAATGACAAGCTGACTCCGGAAGAAAGGCTCCCAGAGGTGGTCCCACTGCTGGACGGGGATCAGAATCAGACCCTAGTTCAGCTTCCTCGTCTCAAAAGTAAGGTTCCAACTGCAGATCTAGATCGGGCTGCAGGTCATCAGGCAGATGAAATACTTGTTCCGCTAGACAGTAAGATTTCAAAACCAACCACATTTATTGTTTCGCCCAAGAACCTGAAGAAAGATCTAGCTGAGCGTTGGAGCCTTGCTGAGATTGTTGGAATTCCACACCGATTATCCAAACCTCAGCGTGAGAAACAGACTTTGCAGGATGAATATTCGAGTATGGACACACTGTATCCCGGCAGCCTGCCTCCAGAACTCCGGGTGAACTCAGATGAGCCTCCAGGGCCCCCTGAGCGAGTTGGACTTTCTCAATTCCATCTAGAGCCGGAAACTCAAAATCCAGAGACCCTTGAACACATCCAATCCTCTTTACTCCAGCAAGAAGCCCCAGGGCAGCTTCCACAGCTCCCTGAGGAGGAAGAACCTTCTTCCACCCAGCAGGaggccccagctctgcctccagcATCCTCTATGGAGAGTCTAACTCTACCGAATCGTGAGGTGACAGTTCAGCCTCCAGGTGAGGATCAAGCTCATTATAACTTGCCTAGCATTACAGTTAAACCCGCAGATGTGGAGGTTCCCATGACTCCAGAGGCTGAAAATGAGACAGAATCTTCCGAAGTCCAGCAGGAGTCCCCAGGTCAGCCTCCAGAGGAGGTGGAACCTTCTGCAACCCAACAGGAGCCCCCAACTGAGCCTCCAGGTCCTCCTATGGAGCTTGAACTTTCCCCTAGTGAGCAGGAGCAGCCAGCTCAGCCTTCGGAGTCTTCTGGGGAGGTTGAATCTTCTCCAGCCCAGCAGGAGaccccagctcagcctccagaagAGATGGAGCCATCTGCAATCCAAGAGGAGGCCCTAACTGAGCTTCCAGGTCCTCCTATAGAGGCTGAACTTTCCCCCAGTGAGCAGGAGCAGccagctcagccttctgagtctTCTGGGGAGGTGGAGTCTTCTCCAGCCCAGCAGGAGGCCCCAGCTCAGCCCTCAGAACATCATGAAGTCACAGTTTCACCTCCTGGTCACCATCAAACTCAGCATTCAGATTTTCCCAATGTCTCTGTTAAGCCTCCAGACACGCAGCTCACCATAGCAACAGAGCCTAGTGCAGAGGTGGGAACTTCTCCAGTCCTCCAGGAGGCTACAGCTCAGCTCTCAGGGCCAGGTAATGATGTAGAACCTCCCACCATCCAGCACGGgggcccacctctgcctccagagtcaCTGGAAGAGGCTGGACCTTCAGCAATTCAACAGACTTCAGTTCAATCTCCGGAACCTGTTAATAATGAGAACCCCTCTCCAACCCAGCAGGAGGCTGCAGCTGAGCATCCACAGACCGCTGAGGAGGGTGAGTCTTCTCTAACCCAGCAGGAGGCCCCAGCTCAGACTCCAGAGCTCCCTAATGTAGTTGTAGCTCAACCTCCAGAGCATCATGAGGTAGCAATTTCCCCTCTAAGTCATGATCAAGTTCAGCTTCCAACATTGCACCATGTCACTGTTAATCCTGTGGATCACGTGGTTACCATGACTCCAGATTTCATTAATCAGGTTGCAATGTTAACCCAACAGGGGGCCCCAGCTCAACCCGTAATGTCCCCTGAGCAGTTTCAACATTTGAAAGACCAGCAAGACATTATAACTCAGCAGCTAAATAGACCTGAAAATTATGAACTTCCTCCAGTCCATAAAGAGCCCACAACTCAGCCTCCAACTCAGCTCTCGTCAAACTTTGAAAGTTCACTGAATGATGAAGCAATAGGTTCACCTCTATATATGTCACATCTAGATGTAGATACGGGGCTTACCAGACCTACAGCAGTCACTATGCGGGTACAACCTTCTCCAGTCCAGCAGGACAATCCTCCTGTTCCCACTGAGCAGGCTGACTTTTCTCTAGCCCAGCCTGACCTCCCTTCCCCACTTCTGCATCCTCCTGAAAAGACTGAATCTCCAGTCCAGCAAGAGGCCACAGCTCAGATTCCAGATTCCCCTAAGGAGGCAGAACCTTCTCCAGTCCAGCAAGAGTTCCCAGCTGAGCCACCAAAGCCCCCTAAGGAGGTTGACCCATCTGCAACCCATCAGGAAGCCTCAGGTCCTCCTCTGAAGTCCACTGAAGAGATCAGTCCTCCACTGCAGCAGGAGATACCAGTTCAGCCATCAGAGCCACCTGAGATGGTCGAGCTATCTCCAGTCCTACAGCAGGCCCCAACTCAACTTTTAGAGCGACCTAAAGAGGTAGAATCCTCTCCAGTACAGCAGGCAGTCCCTGCTCAGTCTTCAGACCCCCCTATGGTGATAGAACCCTCTCTGACCCAGCAGATGGCCCCGTCTTTATCTCCAGAGTTCCCTCAGGAGGTGGAACCATCTCTAACTCAGCAGGAGGTTCCAGCTCAGATTCCAGAGCCCCCTGTGGAGGCAGAACCTTCTCTGACCCAGCAGGAGGCCACAGTTCAGGCTCCAGAGCCCCCTAAGGAGGTAGAACCTTCAAGACAGCAAATGGTCCCAGTGCAGCTTCCAGAGCCGTCTAAGGAGGTTGCAGCTCAACCTCTAGCTCATGATGAGGTGACAGGCCCAACACCAGGTCAGGATCAAGCTCAGCATTCAACATTGCCCAGTGTCACAGTTCAGTCTTTGGACCTGGGACTTACCATTGTTCCAGAACCCACTATGGAGGTTGAATATTCTACACCCCTGAAGAAGACTATAGTTCCTGCAAAGCACCTTAAGGTGACACTTCCACATCCAGACCAGGTTCAGACTCAGCATTCACACCTGACTCAAGCCACAGTTCAACCTTTGGACCTAGGGTTTACCATCACTCCAGAATCCACGACAGAGGTTGAACTTTCTCCAACCGTGCAGGAGaccccaactcagcctcctaagaaagTTGTACCCCAACTTCTAGTATATCAAGAGGTTACAATTCCAACACCAGGTCAGGATGAAGCTCAGCATCCAATGTCATCCAGCGTCACAGTTCAACCTTTGGACCTGAGATTTACCATCACTCCACAACCCACTACGGAGGTTGGACATTCTACACCCCTGAAGAAGACTCTAGTTCCTCCAAAGCACCCTAAGGTGACACTTCCACATCCAGACCAGGTTCAGACTCAGCATTCACACCTGACTCAAGCCACAGTTCAACCTTTGGACCTGGGGCTTACCAGCACTCCAGAGCCCAGTACGGAGGTTGAACCTTCTACAGCCCTGACAACTACAGCTCCTCCTCCAGAACACCCTGAGGTGACACTTCCACCTTCAGACAAGGGTCAGGCTCAGCATTCATACCTGACTCAAGCCACAGTTCAATCTTTGGATCTGGGGTTTATCATCACTCTGGAACCCACTAAAGAGGTTGAACTTTCTACAGCCCTGACGACTACAGCTCCTCCTCCAGAACACCCTGAGGTGACACTTCCACCTTCAGACAAGGGTCAGGCTCAGCATTCACACCTGACTCAAGTCACAGTTCAACCTCTAGCCCTGGAGCTTACCATAACTACAGAACCTACTACAGAGGTTAAACCATCTCCAACCACAGAGGAGACCTCAACTCAGCCTCCAGACCCGGGGCTTGCTGTAACTCCAGAGCCCACTACAGAGACTGGACATTCTGCAGCCCTGGAGACGACTACAGCTCCTCGTCCAGACCAGGTTCAGACTCTGCATCGAAAACTGACTGAAGTCAGAGATCCACATACTGAACTAGAACCTACTCAGGACTCACTGGTGCAGCCTGAAAGTCACGCCCAAAATAAGGCTTTAACTGCATCAGAGGAACAGAAGGCCTCCACAACCACCAACATATGTGAACTCTGTACCTGTGGAGATAAGACGCTGTCGTGTATTGATCTCAGCCCAAAGCAGAGGCTCCGCCAAGTGCCTGTGCCAGAGCCCAACACCTACAATGGCACCTTCACCATCTT aaatttCCAAGGAAACTATATTTCATACATTGATGGAAATGTATGGAAAGCATACAGTTGGACCGAGAAACT aattctgaatgaaaattatttgacTGAATTACATAAAGATTCATTTGAAGACCTGCTATCCCTCCAGTATTT agaTTTATCCTGCAATAAAATACAGTCTATTGAAAGACGTACATTTGAACCACTACCATTTTTGCAGTTTAT aaatcttGGTTGCAATTTACTCACAGAACTGAGCTTTGGAACATTTCAGGCCTGGCACGGAATGCAGTTTTTACACAAGTT AATTCTCAATCGCAATCCTCTGACAGCTGTTGAAGATCCATATCTCTTTGAACTGCCggcattaaaatattt AGACATGGGAACAACGCAAGTTCCACTTGCAACACTTAAGAACATTCTCACGATGACTGTTGAATTGGAAAAAct GATCTTACCTAGCCATATGGCCTGCTGCCTCTGCCAATTTAAAAACAGCATTGAGGCTGTGTGCAAGACAGTCAAGCTGCATTGCAACAGTGCATGTCTGACAAACACCATACATTGTC GAGGTGGGCAGAAAAGCATTGGTaatctccttttacagatgaggaaaaacaaGATCAGAG CTGAAGAACTGTCTGTAGGGAATCCAGAAGGAGCGTTCATGAAGGTGTTACAAGCCCGGAAGAAGCACACGAGCACTGAGCTGACTATTGAGCCGGAGGTGCCCTCAGACAGGAGTGGCATCAACTTCTCCGGCTTTGGGAGTGAGCAGCTAGACACCAATGACGAGAATGAAGTTATCAGTGCACTAAGTTACATCTTGCCTTATTTCTCAGCAGGAAATCTAGATGCGGAATCAATATTGTTACCGTTCACTAAACTGCTTTTTGCAAATGTGCAAGATCGCGATAGGCCCCTgagtattttgaaaaacaatacaaacagCCCTTCTCTTCAACCTGCATCCAACAACTCaacttatgaaaataaattgagaaagCTATATTTGCTAGAAAAGACACTAAAtgcagaaaaacaagaaaaaatcaatgaagttaAAAGGGACGAAAAAACTGCCATGCTTATGCAGTCCAGCCTTCTAGGTAACAAATTTAAACGccaattatttgaaaagaaattagaaactgTCCAACCACAGGAAAACAGCCTGGCAAAGATTCAAAGTGTAGGCAACAACCTGCAGAGAGTGAACAGAGTCCTCACGGGCCCAAGGAGCATCCAGAAAAGGCACTTCAAAGAGGTGGGAAAGCAGAGCACCAGGAGGGAAGAGGGTGCGCAGGCATTTGTGGAGAGCGCTGCCCAAGAAAAAAGGCTCGGGAGCCCGGTCTCAAGGGAGCTGGAACAGCCTCACACAGAGCAGGGGCGTGAGAAGTTAGCGGGAAACACCGTCTACACCAAGCCTTCGTTCACCCAAGAGCGTAAGGCGGCAGTCTCCTCTGTGCTGAAACCCTTCTCCATGGGCGAGCCTTCTGCCTCCACCCCTGCAAAAGCCCTACCTGAGGTCAGAGACAGATCGAAAGACTTAACCCACgccattttcattttagaaaatgcaaaggCTAGAGTTAAAACAATGAAAGCTGCTAAACCTTCCAGAAAAAAACACCGCTTTCATAAAACTGGCTCCCGTGTGGCCCACAGAACACCCAAGGCCAAAATGATTAGGAAGTTGAGAAAGGAAGGTTATCTCGATAGACTGATGCTCGCAAACAGGCCGCTGTTGTCTGCAGCAAAGAGCCTCATAAATTCACAAGGGGCTTTTTCATCCTTAGGAGACCTGAGTCTTCAACAAAACCCTTTTCTGGAAGTATTTGCTCCTTCAGAACGTTTTATAGAAAACACTAATGTAAAAGACACAGCTGCAAGAAATGCCTTTGAAGAAAACGTTTTTATGGAAAACACTACTATGCCAGAAGGTACCATCTCTGAAAACACAACCTACAATCCTCCTCCTGAGGCAGATTCCGCTGGGACTGCGTTCAACTTAGGGCCAACTGGTAAACAAACTGAGACAAAATGGGAATACAACAACGTGGGCACTGACCTGTCCCCCGAGCCCAAAAGCTTCAATTACCCGTTGCTCTCATCCCCAGGTGATCAGTTTGAAATTCAGCTAACCGAGCAGCTACGGTCACTCATCCCCAGCGAGGATGTGAGAAGGTTCATTTCTCATGTTATCTGGACCTTGAAGACGGACTGCTCTGACACCCATGTGCAACTGACCTGTGCCAAGCTCATCTCCAGGACAGGCCTCCTGATGAAGCTTCTCAGTGAGCAGCAGGAAGTAAAGGCGTCCAAGGCAGAATGGGATACGGAACAGTGGAAAACTGAGAACTATATTAATGAGAGCATGGAAGCCCAGAGTGAACAGAAAGAGCAGAGGTTGAGTGAG ctcACAAAAGAAGTTCCAGGATATGGCTATAACAACAAACTGATCTTGGCAATATGTGTGACTGTAACACTGATTATTTTGATTACAATTTTCTGCCTCATTGAG ATTCATTCAAAGAAGAGAAGGGCATCAAaggaagataacttgagcccaagCTAA